In the Podospora pseudocomata strain CBS 415.72m chromosome 5, whole genome shotgun sequence genome, one interval contains:
- a CDS encoding hypothetical protein (CAZy:AA7; COG:C; EggNog:ENOG503NVMI): MTESVPQQAECLAAAGLQNRILLPTSPEYASRIEAYWSKSSQLKPACFIQPTSATEVADALKALVAAKQTFAVRSGGCNFWPSNNIDHGVTIDLGQLASIKYNPDDETVSIGPGARWGQVYEYLAKYDRAVAGGREARVGVGGLLLGGGNTLFTGRRGFACDNVIEYEVVLANGSIVKATASGEYSDLFRALKGGGNNFGIVTSYTMPAIPCASIWGGLVILPPDIMPAAADAFVDFTSNLEKDPDSNLILMIAHLEPKPGTVIAGLYANVAGVEKPPIFDKFLTFPELFTTYKKTTLVECLNATAQGTGYHGVWFASSFANNPAILRRAAELHQELAAEFEAHITDQDFQTQCIFQPLPRAFAQNSVKLGGNMLGLERNKVDGVLWSAHIMVRTAEQEAWAYPRVRAYVEKVRAYAAEVDGLLPWITANYANPEQPVLESYGPENVARIREVAKKYDADGVFQTLCPGGFKISKVEG; encoded by the exons ATGACTGAAAGTGTACCGCAGCAGGCCGAGTGCCTCGCCGCAGCGGGACTCCAGAACCGAATCCTTCTTCCCACTTCTCCAGAATATGCATCCCGAATCGAAGCATACTGGAGCAAGAGCTCCCAGCTCAAACCGGCTTGCTTCATACAGCCAACCTCAGCCACCGAGGTCGCCGACGCACTGAAGGCCCTGGTTGCTGCAAAGCAAACCTTCGCCGTCCGCTCCGGGGGGTGCAACTTCTGGCCAAGCAACAACATCGACCATGGCGTCACCATTGATCTTGGTCAGTTGGCCTCGATCAAGTACAACCCCGATGACGAGACAGTGAGCATTGGGCCAGGCGCGCGTTGGGGCCAG GTCTATGAATACCTCGCCAAATACGACCGCGCAGTGGCAGGCGGCCGTGAAGCTAGAGTGGGCGTGGGCGGACTactcctcggcggcggtaACACTCTCTTCACGGGGCGTCGCGGTTTTGCCTGCGACAATGTGATTGAGTACGAAGTCGTCCTGGCCAACGGAAGCATCGTCAAAGCCACCGCCAGCGGCGAGTACAGCGATCTTTTCAGGGCGCTCAAGGGCGGCGGCAATAACTTTGGTATTGTCACCTCCTACACCATGCCCGCAATCCCATGCGCTTCCATCTGGGGCGGGCTCGTCATACTCCCCCCAGATATCATGCCCGCGGCGGCCGACGCCTTTGTCGATTTCACTAGCAACCTGGAAAAGGATCCAGACAGTAACTTGATCCTCATGATTGCCCATCTCGAGCCCAAGCCGGGCACCGTCATTGCCGGCTTGTACGCGAACGTGGCGGGTGTCGAGAAGCCGCCAATCTTCGACAAGTTCCTCACGTTCCCCGAGTTGTTCACGACATACAAGAAGACCACCCTCGTTGAATGTCTGAATGCAACGGCCCAAGGGACAGGCTATCA cGGCGTCTGGTTTgcctcctcctttgccaACAACCCGGCCATCCTCCGACGGGCCGCAGAACTACACCAGGAGCTGGCGGCTGAGTTTGAGGCGCACATCACCGACCAGGACTTCCAGACCCAGTGCATCTTCCAGCCGCTGCCGCGCGCCTTCGCGCAGAACTCGGTCAAGTTGGGGGGCAACATGTTAGGGTTGGAACGTAACAAGGTCGATGGTGTGCTTTGGAGCGCACATATCATGGTTCGGACAGCGGAGCAGGAGGCGTGGGCCTACCCGCGTGTGCGCGCTTATGTCGAGAAGGTGCGCGCTTACGCCGCTGAGGTCGACGGGCTCCTCCCCTGGATCACGGCCAACTACGCAAACCCGGAACAACCGGTGCTGGAGAGCTACGGACCGGAAAATGTTGCGCGGATCCGGGAGGTTGCGAAGAAGTATGATGCCGATGGTGTTTTTCAGACCTTGTGTCCCGGGGGTTTCAAGATTTCCAAAGTGGAGGGGTAG
- a CDS encoding hypothetical protein (EggNog:ENOG503PF8M) — MEGDEDYEIKDIQFGSRRFRAPAKRIYANRNVFLLDVPPNPIACWLSFWMPQLVCSWLQQLLPEWFLPTTVILKERNPNKADNYENEIDTYLHLRSLQGTHIPRLFGEVAVSYAQRRYQISKRPTPAILLENVEGVSLHNLPTEELGNPRLLGELQNIYNLLTKKGVVHGDPRLHNFLRVDQRIVAIDFEFSYPLPSDITNEDELEGLKSEIRKRERQAQGAESKHLVSGVYFMEGGSLVRKRLGTGLRSSSTTTHNEQRSGEGTVYPGSSAT; from the exons ATGGAAGGTGATGAAGATTACGAGATTAAG GATATACAGTTTGGCTCCCGACGTTTTCGAGCACCTGCAAAACGAATCTACGCGAATCGGAATGTCTTTCTCTTAGATGTCCCGCCGAATCCAATTGCTTGCTGGCTATCATTCTGGATGCCGCAGCTCGTTTGCTCCTGGCTACAGCAATTGCTGCCAGAGTGGTTCTTGCCGACAACTGTTATTCTAAAGGAGCGGAACCCCAATAAAGCTGATAACTACGAAAACGAAATCGACACATACCTGCATCTTCGATCGCTCCAGGGCACCCATATCCCGCGTTTGTTTGGTGAAGTAGCCGTCAGCTATGCGCAGAGGAGATACCAGATCAGCAAGCGGCCCACTCCTGCCATCCTCCTGGAAAACGTCGAAGGAGTGTCGCTACACAATCTTCCAACTGAAGAGCTAGGGAATCCTCGCCTTCTCGGTGAACTCCAGAATATATATAACCTGCTTACGAAAAAAGGGGTTGTTCATGGGGATCCAAGACTACACAACTTTCTACGTGTTGATCAGAGGATCGTTGCTATCGACTTTGAGTTTTCCTACCCTCTTCCCAGTGATATAACGAATGAGGATGAATTGGAGGGCTTAAAGAGCGAGATTAGGAAACGGGAAAGGCAGGCACAGGGAGCAGAATCCAAACATTTGGTCTCGGGTGTTTATTTTATGGAGGGGGGTTCACTAGTGCGGAAAAGGCTGGGGACGGGTTTGCGGTCTTCCAGCACGACGACCCATAACGAGCAGAGGAGTGGCGAGGGAACTGTCTACCCTGGGAGCTCAGCTACCTAA
- a CDS encoding hypothetical protein (EggNog:ENOG503P8ED), whose protein sequence is MVDHLSLQLPVALSEDFELHGWDPGNRCWTCTPPETVGGKPAQILLTVDELPVVIPVRFHYPLLPLKSQPPDPHPKLISPIKPLSDDTIDEILSVFEDAIGFYLLINHQLQVIVSDEFDYEEELHKYTADFGGLKWLSQHEWTDIKYNSSNLALLDDNLIEDDARSIGVIDSRCEMVGQGIFRVYQQGRPRRSFRSLLSRAPVDSRDDPASWTSLVARSILYRVRQPSNFKELGQSGTPVCVVENLPNNAGKIAKVAGFSSFIQMSSDSQRFDLEGERLYKRLEEGRVAFYGAF, encoded by the exons ATGGTTGACCACCTCAGCCTACAGCTGCCGGTGGCGCTAAGCGAAGATTTCGAGCTGCATGGTTGGGATCCTGGAAACCGGTGCTGGACGTGTACGCCGCCGGAGACTGTTGGCGGTAAACCGGCACAAATACTACTTACGGTGGATGAACTCCCCGTTGTCATTCCAGTGCGATTTCATTATCCACTTTTACCCTTGAAGTCACAACCTCCGGATCCGCACCCTAAGCTCATCTCGCCGATCAAGCCGCTGTCTGACGACACCATCGACGAGATTCTGAGTGTGTTCGAAGATGCCATCGGCTTTtatctcctcatcaaccatcaGTTGCAAGTGATTGTGTCGGATGAATTTGACTACGAAGAAGAGCTACACAAGTATACTGCTGACTTTGGTGGACTCAAG TGGCTTTCACAGCATGAGTGGACAGACATCAAGTACAATTCGAGCAACCTTGCTCTCTTGGACGATAACTTGATAGAGGATGACGCCAGAAGTATTGGGGTCATCGATAGTCGGTGCGAG ATGGTCGGCCAAGGTATCTTCCGCGTATACCAACAGGGCAGGCCCAGAAGGTCCTTCAGATCACTACTATCCAGGGCGCCTGTAGACTCCAGAGATGACCCAGCCTCCTGGACAAGCCTTGTTGCAAGGTCAATCCTCTACCGGGTACGCCAGCCCAGTAATTTCAAGGAACTTGGTCAAAGTGGCACCCCAGTTTGCGTGGTAGAAAACCTGCCCAACAATGCTGGGAAGATAGCAAAGGTGGCAGGGTTTTCATCCTTTATTCAGATGTCCTCTGATAGTCAGAGATTCGACTTAGAAGGCGAGAGGCTCTacaagaggttggaggagggaagggtgGCATTCTACGGGGCTTTCTAG